The genomic interval AACCGATCAGAAGCATGACGACCCACGCCATCCGTCAGTCCTCCAGCCGGAAGCGAATCCGCTGAACGCACCATACGGCCACCGGCCGGCCGCGGAACATCGCCGGTTCGAAACGCCATTCGCTCACGGCGCGGCGCGCCAGCTCGCCGAAGCGATCATCCCCTTCGATCGCCCGGATTCGGACGTCCCCCACGTTTCCCTCGGAGTCCACCCGGAAGTGAAGCGTCACGGTGCCCTCGGCCGCTTGCGCCCGCGCCCAGTACGGATAGGCGGGCAGCGGGCCGTAGA from Planctomycetota bacterium carries:
- a CDS encoding energy transducer TonB — encoded protein: YGPLPAYPYWARAQAAEGTVTLHFRVDSEGNVGDVRIRAIEGDDRFGELARRAVSEWRFEPAMFRGRPVAVWCVQRIRFRLED